The following are encoded together in the Salvia hispanica cultivar TCC Black 2014 chromosome 6, UniMelb_Shisp_WGS_1.0, whole genome shotgun sequence genome:
- the LOC125194676 gene encoding uncharacterized protein LOC125194676 encodes MKGAARPVAVQVGDQRNKGASWATSSSSIHPVWLLGFRNVAFCTLLGLILADTILHGVGIFYYYTQWTFTLLTIYFGMASSLSILGCRIKRETKADHSIVADTEHGLFICAGAVMLTDSVYWLVLYSKEDNISFLVVCMHSVNAAGILGKPFSLSLLGREPANHTELVVNLSLLRRFID; translated from the exons ATGAAGGGCGCAGCCCGCCCAGTAGCCGTACAAGTGGGGGATCAGAGGAACAAGGGCGCATCTTGGGCAACAAGTTCGAGCTCAATCCATCCTGTTTGGCTGCTTGGTTTTCGGAATGTTGCTTTCTGCACCTTACTAGGATTGATTCTTGCTGATACTATTCTCCATGGTGTTGGCATATTCTACTACTACACGCA GTGGACATTCACATTGCTCACCATCTATTTTGGG ATGGCTTCATCTCTCTCCATCCTCGGATGTCGCATTAAAAGGGAGACAAAGGCGGATCATTCCATCGTTGCAGATACAGAGCATGGCCTATTT ATATGTGCTGGGGCTGTCATGCTCACTGATTCAGTGTATTGGCTCGTACTGTACAGCAAAGAAGACAATATATCCTTT CTGGTCGTTTGTATGCATTCCGTCAACGCAGCTGGTATTCTCGGAAAgcccttttctctttctttacttGGACGAGAGCCTGCAAACCATACAGAATTGGTCGTAAACCTAAGTTTGCTTCGAAGATTTATCGACTAA
- the LOC125195791 gene encoding signal recognition particle receptor subunit alpha homolog produces MLEQLLIFTRGGLILWTCKELGNALRGSPIDTLIRSCLLEERSGSASYNYDAPGASYTLKWTFHNDLGLVFVAVYQRILHLLYVDDLLSMVKKEFSEIYDPKRTSYNDFDDIFLQLKKEAEARAEEMKKSKQVGKPMNNNLARKLGNVQNGNMDGGNKKKSGGEPGNDRDGDNSKGRPLENGNISNNHIGKGEATIKVKNNGKENGVSNTGAFDVNKLQKLRSKGGKKTETVPNKVSKEEPKKITKKNRVWDDSPKEAKLDFTDPGSENVEEQHISVVAADQGESMMDKEEIVSSESESEEEETSKDNKVDGKKKGGWFSSMFQSIAGKANLENSDLEPALKALKDRLMTKNVAEEIAEKLCESVASSLEGKRLASFTRISSTVQAAMEDALTRILTPRRSIDILRDVHAAKEQGKPYVVVFVGVNGVGKSTNLAKVAYWLQQHNVNVMMAACDTFRSGAVEQLRTHARRLQIPIFEKGYEKDPAIVAKEAIQEASRNGSDVVLVDTAGRMQDNEPLMRALSKLIYVNSPDLILFVGEALVGNDAVDQLSKFNQKLGDLSPSPDPRLIDGILLTKFDTIDDKVGAALSMVYISGAPVMFVGCGQSYTDLKKLNVKSIVKTLLK; encoded by the exons ATGTTAGAGCAGTTACTCATATTTACAAGAGGAGGTTTAATCCTCTGGACATGCAAAGAGCTTGGGAATGCTCTTAGAGGATCGCCTATCGATACCTTGATAAGGTCCTGCCTTTTGGAGGAAAGGTCAGGCTCTGCATCGTACAATTATGATGCGCCGGGTGCTTCATACACTCTTAAGTGGACATTTCACAATGATCTAGGGCTTGTTTTTGTTGCTGTGTATCAGCGTATTCTCCATCTATTGTACGTTGACGATCTGCTTTCTATGGTTAAGAAAGAGTTCTCGGAGATTTATGATCCAAAGCGGACGTCATACAACGACTTTGATGATATATTTCTACAGCTTAAGAAGGAAGCTGAGGCTCGTGCagaggaaatgaaaaaatcaaagcaaGTGGGCAAGCCTATGAACAATAACCTTGCCAGGAAGCTAGGAAATGTGCAAAATGGAAACATGGATGGaggtaataaaaaaaagagtggaGGTGAACCGGGAAATGATCGTGACGGTGACAATAGCAAAGGGCGTCCTttagaaaatggaaatattagCAATAATCATATTGGGAAAGGGGAAGCAACTATTAAGGttaaaaataatggaaaagaGAATGGTGTTTCCAATACTGGTGCTTTTGATGTAAATAAGCTACAGAAGCTTAGGTCGAAAGGTGgaaaaaaaactgaaactgTACCTAACAAGGTTTCCAAAGAGGAGCCTAAAAAGATTACTAAAAAGAACAGAGTTTGGGATGATTCACCCAAAGAGGCAAAATTAGATTTCACTGATCCAGGGAGTGAGAATGTGGAGGAGCAGCACATATCAGTTGTAGCTGCAGATCAAGGGGAGAGTATGATGGACAAAGAGGAGATTGTTAGCAGTGAAAGCGAAAGCGAGGAGGAAGAGACATCAAAGGATAACAAGGTTGatggaaagaagaaaggagGGTGGTTTTCATCCATGTTCCAGAG TATTGCGGGCAAAGCAAATTTGGAGAATTCTGACCTAGAACCAGCTCTTAAAGCTCTTAAGGACAGACTTATGACCAAGAATGTG GCAGAGGAAATTGCTGAGAAACTTTGTGAATCAGTGGCCTCAAGTCTTGAGGGCAAAAGGCTAGCTTCTTTCACAAGAATCTCATCAACAGTTCAG GCTGCTATGGAAGATGCACTTACCCGCATTTTAACTCCTAGGCGCTCAATTGATATTTTGAGGGATGTTCATGCTGCAAAGGAGCAAGGGAAACCTTATGTTGTAGTTTTTGTTGGAGTTAATGGTGTAGGGAAATCTACCAATCTTGCTAAG GTTGCCTACTGGCTTCAACAACATAATGTTAATGTTATGATGGCTGCCTGCGACACATTCAGATCAGGTGCCGTGGAGCAGCTGCGTACCCATGCACGAAGACTCCAG ATTCCCATATTTGAGAAAGGTTATGAGAAGGATCCAGCAATTGTGGCAAAGGAAGCTATCCAGGAGGCCAGTCGAAATGGTTCAGATGTTGTTCTGGTGGATACAGCTGGACGAATGCAG GATAACGAACCACTGATGCGAGCTCTGTCAAAGCTCATCTACGTCAACAGTCCAGACCTGATTCTGTTTGTTGGCGAGGCACTTGTGGGGAACGATGCTGTTGATCAGTTGTCGAAGTTCAACCAG AAACTAGGTGACCTCTCACCCTCACCAGATCCCCGACTGATCGACGGAATCCTGCTGACCAAGTTCGACACTATTGATGACAAG gTGGGAGCTGCATTATCCATGGTTTACATTTCTGGTGCACCTGTGATGTTTGTTGGATGTGGGCAATCCTATACTGATTTGAAGAAGCTCAATGTGAAGTCTATCGTGAAAACGCTTCTCAAATAG
- the LOC125192258 gene encoding RNA-binding protein 48-like isoform X2, producing the protein MPKSKNEPPAVRVYTVCDESRYLIVKNVPSLGCGDELLKLFSTYGPVAECKPMDAEECEAYTDVYWIKFHQLSNARFAKRKLDESVFLGNQIQVTYAPEYESLSDTKEKLEGRRKEVLARLNRRSKGPSDSSREPSSASTPSIKESGPPTSSLSQRNLGEPRAGITVHASSKPLVSSDKEYFPSESMNQTVKLVREKLNKIESSSEHGVLGSSKKARVDNRRRI; encoded by the exons ATGCCTAAATCAAAAAACGAGCCCCCTGCAGTTCGCGTTTATACAGTTTGTGATGAATCAAG GTACCTGATTGTTAAGAATGTTCCTTCTTTGGGTTGTGGAGATGAGCTCTTGAAGTTGTTCTCTACTTATGGCCCAGTTGCAGA ATGTAAGCCGATGGATGCGGAAGAATGTGAGGCTTATACCGATGTTTATTggatcaaatttcatcaactCAGCAATGCTAG GTTTGCCAAAAGAAAGTTAGACGAGTCTGTTTTTCTAGGAAACCAAATACAAGTGACATATGCACCCGAGTATGAGAGCCTCTCTGACACAAAAGAGAAGTTAGAAGGACGGAGAAAGGAAGTTCTAGCACGTCTTAACC GAAGATCTAAAGGCCCTTCGGATTCTAGTAGAGAACCTTCCTCAGCTTCCACTCCTTCGATCAAGGAGTCAGGTCCCCCTACTTCTTCCTTATCCCAAAG GAATTTGGGCGAGCCACGGGCTGGTATCACAGTACATGCTTCCTCCAAGCCATTAGTCTCTTCGGATAAG GAATATTTTCCATCAGAATCGATGAATCAAACGGTTAAGTTGGTTAGGGAGAAACTGAATAAG ATAGAATCAAGTTCAGAGCATGGGGTATTGGGGTCTTCCAAGAAGGCGCGTGTCGACAATAGAAGAAGAATCTAG
- the LOC125194467 gene encoding uncharacterized protein LOC125194467 isoform X1, translating into MSRKSKGAVLDPYGIGGAKARLKFQALMQDYHELEKEADVMRSKLDMVKERKLMLAAEVRFLRKRHRYLVKTKDANSLQEQSLVQAPNLLKRAKITKQQLLIGKEASQHRLSLAPEPISKKKLVALPDTFPISDQPRKKKSYSRKGHGIPPPVFDLDHKGVMHIRKEANIVAALDRNSKERIFGANDAMFRNSNSAATFDLNLETIPSEREVSLPTRAPIFDLNEISTGEEDFQGSEANKFDDTRKSLMRGMNEEQQNDLKLSICRNAGEGSSRAGKRKISWQDPVALRV; encoded by the exons ATGTCTAGGAAGAGTAAAGGGGCGGTTTTGGATCCGTATGGAATTGGGGGCGCCAAGGCTAGGCTCAAGTTTCAGGCTCTTATGCAGGACTATCACGAGCTCGAAAAG GAGGCTGATGTTATGAGAAGCAAATTGGATATGGTGAAAGAGAGAAAGCTGATGCTCGCAGCTGAAGTTCG GTTTCTACGGAAAAGGCATAGGTACCTTGTGAAGACGAAGGATGCGAATTCACTACAAGAACAAAGTCTTGTACAGGCGCCAAACCTACTAAAGCGTGCTAAAATCACAAAGCAACAGCTTCTGATTGGAAAAGAAGCGAGTCAGCATAGATTGTCTTTAGCTCCAGAGCCCATCTCGAAGAAGAAACTAGTTGCTCTGCCTGATACATTTCCAATCAGTGATCAGCCTCGCAAGAAAAAATCATACAGCAGGAAGGGACATGGTATTCCACCACCGGTTTTCGATTTGGACCACAAAGGAGTAATGCATATCAGGAAAGAAGCAAACATAGTGGCAGCTCTCGACAGAAACTCCAAGGAAAGAATATTTGGTGCAAATGATGCAATGTTTAGGAATTCTAATTCTGCCGCTACTTTTGATTTGAACCTCGAGACTATACCTAGTGAGAGAGAAGTTTCGTTGCCAACCCGAGCTCCAATATTTGATCTGAATGAAATCTCG ACAGGGGAAGAGGATTTCCAGGGTAGTGAAGCAAACAAGTTTGATGACACCAGGAAAAGTTTAATGAGAGGCATGAACGAAGAGCAGCAAAATGATCTGAAACTGTCCATTTGTCGAAACGCTGGGGAGGGCTCATCTCGTGCTGGGAAGCGAAAAATATCATGGCAGGATCCTGTTGCACTGAGAGTTTGA
- the LOC125194466 gene encoding uncharacterized protein LOC125194466 isoform X1: MASDYGGPYRAHSTHILHSHTVSQPQCFDGYELGRVHHHHLQHDQQGLSAQPQFHIHPHPLSSAQSHDLHGVIQREIEEERFRHEIIMYKILTRRALEAEVRRDLLMVETFLRRGHNVAPLAETMTEERFLGESSMLLTQRHILNDVCEGGRSGSLPFQRASIDERMGRDSMVKCVSEGSNKKKEIILEAKPTENITGAKRPNPGSGTSPQSDGNLKKQKRVKEEWSCTLCQVTATSEHTLNEHLKGKKHKTKEAALKAKKTMIGLCTKNATKPIQSSGTSSQVIQVKLTPTPLSFVKPGSETDGLLPLQGKPNPDNLKKEESVVTPQGKHKGEHKKETFKFWCETCQVGVLTEKVMETHQQGKKHKRRLLKTK; the protein is encoded by the exons ATGGCGTCCGATTACGGAGGGCCTTATCGCgctcattctactcacattctTCACTCCCACACAGTATCGCAACCACAGTGTTTTG atGGATACGAACTAGGAAGGGTGCATCATCACCATTTGCAGCATGATCAACAAGGTCTAAGTGCTCAACCTCAATTTCATATTCACCCACATCCTTTATCTTCAGCTCAGTCCCATGACTTGCACGGGGTGATACAGAGAGAAATTGAGGAGGAGAGGTTTAGACATGAGATAATCATGTACAAGATCCTTACAAGGCGTGCCTTGGAGGCTGAGGTAAGGAGGGATCTGCTGATGGTTGAAACCTTTCTTAGGAGAGGACACAATGTGGCTCCACTGGCAGAGACGATGACTGAGGAGAGGTTTCTTGGTGAAAGTAGTATGTTGCTCACGCAGAGGCACATATTGAACGACGTGTGTGAGGGTGGACGCTCTGGATCCTTACCGTTTCAGAGAGCATCAATTGATGAGAGAATGGGAAGAGACTCAATGGTCAAATGTGTCTCAGAGGGCAGCAAcaaaaagaaggaaataatTTTAGAG GCTAAGCCAACCGAAAATATAACTGGAGCTAAGAGGCCTAACCCTGGATCGGGCACAAGTCCCCAGTCAGATGGCAACTTGAAGAAGCAGAAGAGAGTGAAAGAGGAGTGGAGTTGCACCCTCTGCCAAGTTACTGCAACCAGCGAACATACTCTGAATGAGCACCTTAAGGGAAAGAAGCACAAGACGAAGGAGGCTGCATTGAAGGCGAAAAAAACTATGATAGGGCTTTGTACAAAAAATGCTACCAAGCCTATCCAGAGTTCAGGAACTTCCAGTCAAGTCATACAAGTGAAACTTACACCCACACCTTTGTCATTTGTTAAGCCCGGCTCTGAGACAGATGGTCTGCTGCCGTTGCAGGGAAAACCCAACCCAGACAACTTGAAGAAGGAAGAATCAGTAGTGACTCCACAAGGAAAACACAAGGGTGAACATAAGAAGgaaacatttaaattttggtGTGAGACGTGCCAGGTTGGTGTGCTCACTGAGAAGGTCATGGAAACGCACCAACAGGGTAAGAAACATAAACGTCGTCTTCTTAAAACCAAGTAG
- the LOC125194238 gene encoding 26S proteasome non-ATPase regulatory subunit 9 — protein sequence MVATNLKAETMKLMEKRSGIEEEMNVIIERLCQPGGPGLSGNLVDSEGFPRTDIDIPTVRADRHRLAELRNDHKDITEKMSQNIELLHSAKHTTATSSVKDSGPSAGMSVSLDKSVAIDASSAMDADFDIGRPFAIVDEITELSPAAEDGLQLGDQILKFGNVEGGESLLPRLAAEAQQKQGEAVPLVVLRQGSLINLTVTPRTWSGRGLLGCHFRIL from the exons ATGGTGGCGACGAATCTGAAAGCGGAGACGATGAAATTGATGGAGAAGCGGAGTGGAATAGAGGAGGAGATGAATGTCATCATCGAACGCCTCTGCCAGCCCGGCGGCCCTGGCCTCTCCGGCAACCTTGTCGATTCCGAG GGGTTTCCGAGGACAGATATTGACATTCCGACTGTCAGAGCTGACAGGCATAGACTTGCTG AGTTGCGTAATGATCACAAGGATATAACGGAGAAGATGAGCCAAAATATTGAGCTTCTTCATTCTGCAAAACATACTACAGCCACTTCATCTGTTAAAGATTCTG GCCCAAGTGCTGGCATGTCTGTGTCCCTTGACAAATCTGTAGCCATAGATGCTTCTAGTGCCATGGATGCGGATTTTGACATCGGCAGACCCTTTGCAATTGTCGATGAAATTACTGAGTTGTCTCCAGCTGCAGAAGATGGTTTACAACTGGGCGAtcagattttgaaatttgggAATGTGGAGGGAGGTGAGAGCTTGCTGCCCCGGCTTGCTGCTGAAGCTCAACAAAAGCAAGGTGAAGCTGTCCCCTTGGTTGTGTTGAGGCAGGGTTCTCTGATTAATCTGACTGTAACTCCTAGAACATGGTCAGGTCGAGGTTTACTGGG GTGCCATTTCCGGATCTTATGA
- the LOC125194466 gene encoding uncharacterized protein LOC125194466 isoform X2 translates to MASDYGGPYRAHSTHILHSHTVSQPQCFDGYELGRVHHHHLQHDQQGLSAQPQFHIHPHPLSSAQSHDLHGVIQREIEEERFRHEIIMYKILTRRALEAEVRRDLLMVETFLRRGHNVAPLAETMTEERFLGESSMLLTQRHILNDVCEGGRSGSLPFQRASIDERMGRDSMVKCVSEGSNKKKEIILEAKPTENITGAKRPNPGSGTSPQSDGNLKKQKRVKEEWSCTLCQVTATSEHTLNEHLKGKKHKTKEAALKAKKTMIGLCTKNATKPIQSSGTSRKTQPRQLEEGRISSDSTRKTQG, encoded by the exons ATGGCGTCCGATTACGGAGGGCCTTATCGCgctcattctactcacattctTCACTCCCACACAGTATCGCAACCACAGTGTTTTG atGGATACGAACTAGGAAGGGTGCATCATCACCATTTGCAGCATGATCAACAAGGTCTAAGTGCTCAACCTCAATTTCATATTCACCCACATCCTTTATCTTCAGCTCAGTCCCATGACTTGCACGGGGTGATACAGAGAGAAATTGAGGAGGAGAGGTTTAGACATGAGATAATCATGTACAAGATCCTTACAAGGCGTGCCTTGGAGGCTGAGGTAAGGAGGGATCTGCTGATGGTTGAAACCTTTCTTAGGAGAGGACACAATGTGGCTCCACTGGCAGAGACGATGACTGAGGAGAGGTTTCTTGGTGAAAGTAGTATGTTGCTCACGCAGAGGCACATATTGAACGACGTGTGTGAGGGTGGACGCTCTGGATCCTTACCGTTTCAGAGAGCATCAATTGATGAGAGAATGGGAAGAGACTCAATGGTCAAATGTGTCTCAGAGGGCAGCAAcaaaaagaaggaaataatTTTAGAG GCTAAGCCAACCGAAAATATAACTGGAGCTAAGAGGCCTAACCCTGGATCGGGCACAAGTCCCCAGTCAGATGGCAACTTGAAGAAGCAGAAGAGAGTGAAAGAGGAGTGGAGTTGCACCCTCTGCCAAGTTACTGCAACCAGCGAACATACTCTGAATGAGCACCTTAAGGGAAAGAAGCACAAGACGAAGGAGGCTGCATTGAAGGCGAAAAAAACTATGATAGGGCTTTGTACAAAAAATGCTACCAAGCCTATCCAGAGTTCAGGAACTTCCA GGAAAACCCAACCCAGACAACTTGAAGAAGGAAGAATCAGTAGTGACTCCACAAGGAAAACACAAGGGTGA
- the LOC125192257 gene encoding signal recognition particle receptor subunit beta-like, whose translation MDDQKLENLKIQLQQLHNEAHEFVQSIPPTQLYGAIGVVILTIFFFLIIRLFKRRASNTIVLTGLSGSGKTVLFYQLRDGSSHQGTMTSMEPNEDTFVLHSETTKKGKVKPVHIVDVPGHSRLRPKLDEFLPLAAGIVFVVDAVEFLPNVRAASEYLYDILTKASVVKRKIPFLLLCNKVDKVTAHTKDFIRKQLEKEIDKLRASRTALSSADIANEYSLGVPGEAFAFHQCLNKISVAETSGSTGDISQLEQFIRDYVQA comes from the exons ATGGATGACCAGAAATTGGAGAATCTGAAGATCCAATTGCAGCAGTTACACAATGAAGCACACGAATTTGTGCAGAGTATCCCGCCAACGCAGCTCTATGGTGCTATCGGAGTAGTCATTCTCACTATATTCTTCTTCTTAATCA TTCGTCTTTTCAAGCGTAGGGCTTCGAATACTATTGTGCTCACTGGATTAAGTGGAAGTGGTAAAACTGTTCTTTTTTACCAG CTTCGGGATGGCTCCTCCCATCAAGGTACTATGACATCAATGGAACCAAATGAGGATACATTTGTACTACACTCGGAGACAACTAAG AAGGGAAAAGTGAAGCCTGTTCACATTGTTGATGTTCCTGGGCATTCACGTCTTAGACCCAAACTAGATGAATTCTTGCCTCTGGCAGCTGGAATAGTTTTTGTAGTAGATGCTGTGGAATTCTTACCTAATGTCCGTGCTGCTTCAGA GTACCTCTATGATATTTTAACCAAGGCTAGTGTTGTGAAGAGAAAGATCCCTTTCCTACTCTTGTGCAACAAGGTAGACAAAGTTACAGCACATACAAAAGATTTCATCAGAAAACAACTCGAGAAGGAAAT CGACAAGCTCCGTGCATCAAGAACAGCATTATCTTCAGCTGACATTGCTAATGAATACTCACTCGGGGTACCTGGAGAAGCTTTTGCATTTCATCAGTGCCTCAACAAAATCTCAGTCGCAGAAACATCTGGTTCGACTGGTGACATCTCTCAGTTGGAGCAGTTTATCAGAGACTATGTTCAAGCTTGA
- the LOC125192258 gene encoding RNA-binding protein 48-like isoform X1 — protein MPKSKNEPPAVRVYTVCDESRYLIVKNVPSLGCGDELLKLFSTYGPVAECKPMDAEECEAYTDVYWIKFHQLSNARFAKRKLDESVFLGNQIQVTYAPEYESLSDTKEKLEGRRKEVLARLNPGRSKGPSDSSREPSSASTPSIKESGPPTSSLSQRNLGEPRAGITVHASSKPLVSSDKEYFPSESMNQTVKLVREKLNKIESSSEHGVLGSSKKARVDNRRRI, from the exons ATGCCTAAATCAAAAAACGAGCCCCCTGCAGTTCGCGTTTATACAGTTTGTGATGAATCAAG GTACCTGATTGTTAAGAATGTTCCTTCTTTGGGTTGTGGAGATGAGCTCTTGAAGTTGTTCTCTACTTATGGCCCAGTTGCAGA ATGTAAGCCGATGGATGCGGAAGAATGTGAGGCTTATACCGATGTTTATTggatcaaatttcatcaactCAGCAATGCTAG GTTTGCCAAAAGAAAGTTAGACGAGTCTGTTTTTCTAGGAAACCAAATACAAGTGACATATGCACCCGAGTATGAGAGCCTCTCTGACACAAAAGAGAAGTTAGAAGGACGGAGAAAGGAAGTTCTAGCACGTCTTAACC CAGGAAGATCTAAAGGCCCTTCGGATTCTAGTAGAGAACCTTCCTCAGCTTCCACTCCTTCGATCAAGGAGTCAGGTCCCCCTACTTCTTCCTTATCCCAAAG GAATTTGGGCGAGCCACGGGCTGGTATCACAGTACATGCTTCCTCCAAGCCATTAGTCTCTTCGGATAAG GAATATTTTCCATCAGAATCGATGAATCAAACGGTTAAGTTGGTTAGGGAGAAACTGAATAAG ATAGAATCAAGTTCAGAGCATGGGGTATTGGGGTCTTCCAAGAAGGCGCGTGTCGACAATAGAAGAAGAATCTAG
- the LOC125191909 gene encoding mavicyanin-like: MDLCKFILLSLALVHFTSFSEAREFHVVDNKASWQIPSSPDTYEKWAEKNRFLIGDSIVFKYDKKLDSVVEVSGADYKTCSRSHPIKSYNDGNTKITLDKSGPVFLISGADGHCEKGQKVEMRVLSANHHPAAAPSPSVRNGSHHHAPAPAPAHHSGSEMLRAGVFVGAAMAIMFALV; this comes from the exons ATGGATTTGTGCAAATTCATCCTTCTTAGCCTGGCTCTGGTTCATTTCACGAGCTTTTCCGAAGCCCGAGAATTCCATGTCGTCGACAACAAGGCTTCATGGCAGATTCCCTCCTCTCCCGACACCTACGAAAAATGGGCCGAAAAAAACCGCTTTCTAATCGGCGATTCCATCG TTTTCAAGTACGACAAAAAGTTAGATTCGGTGGTGGAAGTGAGCGGAGCAGACTACAAAACATGCAGCAGATCACACCCCATCAAATCCTATAACGATGGAAATACCAAAATTACCCTCGACAAGTCCGGCCCCGTTTTCTTGATCAGCGGCGCCGACGGCCACTGCGAGAAGGGGCAGAAGGTGGAGATGAGAGTTCTCTCCGCCAACCACCACCCTGCTGCGGCTCCCTCTCCATCTGTTCGAAATGGCAGCCACCACCATGCCCCCGCCCCTGCTCCCGCGCATCACAGTGGCAGTGAGATGCTTCGAGCCGGTGTTTTCGTTGGCGCTGCGATGGCAATAATGTTTGCTCTTGTTTAG
- the LOC125194467 gene encoding uncharacterized protein LOC125194467 isoform X2: MSRKSKGAVLDPYGIGGAKARLKFQALMQDYHELEKEADVMRSKLDMVKERKLMLAAEVRHRYLVKTKDANSLQEQSLVQAPNLLKRAKITKQQLLIGKEASQHRLSLAPEPISKKKLVALPDTFPISDQPRKKKSYSRKGHGIPPPVFDLDHKGVMHIRKEANIVAALDRNSKERIFGANDAMFRNSNSAATFDLNLETIPSEREVSLPTRAPIFDLNEISTGEEDFQGSEANKFDDTRKSLMRGMNEEQQNDLKLSICRNAGEGSSRAGKRKISWQDPVALRV; encoded by the exons ATGTCTAGGAAGAGTAAAGGGGCGGTTTTGGATCCGTATGGAATTGGGGGCGCCAAGGCTAGGCTCAAGTTTCAGGCTCTTATGCAGGACTATCACGAGCTCGAAAAG GAGGCTGATGTTATGAGAAGCAAATTGGATATGGTGAAAGAGAGAAAGCTGATGCTCGCAGCTGAAGTTCG GCATAGGTACCTTGTGAAGACGAAGGATGCGAATTCACTACAAGAACAAAGTCTTGTACAGGCGCCAAACCTACTAAAGCGTGCTAAAATCACAAAGCAACAGCTTCTGATTGGAAAAGAAGCGAGTCAGCATAGATTGTCTTTAGCTCCAGAGCCCATCTCGAAGAAGAAACTAGTTGCTCTGCCTGATACATTTCCAATCAGTGATCAGCCTCGCAAGAAAAAATCATACAGCAGGAAGGGACATGGTATTCCACCACCGGTTTTCGATTTGGACCACAAAGGAGTAATGCATATCAGGAAAGAAGCAAACATAGTGGCAGCTCTCGACAGAAACTCCAAGGAAAGAATATTTGGTGCAAATGATGCAATGTTTAGGAATTCTAATTCTGCCGCTACTTTTGATTTGAACCTCGAGACTATACCTAGTGAGAGAGAAGTTTCGTTGCCAACCCGAGCTCCAATATTTGATCTGAATGAAATCTCG ACAGGGGAAGAGGATTTCCAGGGTAGTGAAGCAAACAAGTTTGATGACACCAGGAAAAGTTTAATGAGAGGCATGAACGAAGAGCAGCAAAATGATCTGAAACTGTCCATTTGTCGAAACGCTGGGGAGGGCTCATCTCGTGCTGGGAAGCGAAAAATATCATGGCAGGATCCTGTTGCACTGAGAGTTTGA